Proteins encoded together in one Candidatus Neomarinimicrobiota bacterium window:
- a CDS encoding asparaginase has translation MKSSEHIVARAEVLRGGRIESVHHAEISVVDKEENEILHTPETGLYTYLRSSAKPFQATVILDTGTDKAFHLPDQWIALACASHNGEAVHVRIVRKYLKRIGLDESALQCGSHVPLVYSVGGQKGAVKTEYSPVYHNCSGKHTGMLSVCRHLGEDTAAYLAFDHPVQKAIREKISKYSGETTVPLALDGCTAPVFYVSVRGMARMYRHLAMGSDESLEKIRNIMTSNPYLIAGKGRFDTALMERTHGKIVAKVGAEGVQGCAVRLPDGRRYGINIKVLDGNRRALVPLLIETLVRLNVLTSEELKKLESFHHPVLTNHAGHRIGEIRPVIESKTKTGA, from the coding sequence ATGAAAAGTTCAGAACATATTGTAGCCAGGGCGGAGGTTCTCCGCGGCGGGCGGATTGAAAGTGTTCACCATGCCGAAATCAGCGTTGTGGATAAAGAGGAAAATGAAATACTTCATACACCCGAAACCGGTTTATATACTTACTTGCGATCCAGCGCTAAACCATTTCAGGCAACAGTGATTCTTGATACCGGGACGGATAAGGCATTTCATTTACCGGATCAATGGATTGCCCTGGCCTGTGCATCCCACAACGGTGAAGCGGTACACGTGAGAATTGTCCGGAAATATTTAAAGCGTATCGGCCTGGATGAATCTGCCCTGCAATGTGGGTCTCATGTGCCGCTGGTTTATTCTGTCGGAGGTCAAAAAGGAGCGGTCAAAACCGAGTATTCTCCTGTGTATCACAATTGTTCGGGAAAACATACAGGAATGCTTTCAGTATGCCGGCATCTTGGCGAAGACACTGCTGCCTATTTGGCTTTTGACCATCCTGTGCAGAAAGCAATCCGTGAAAAAATCAGTAAATACTCCGGCGAAACCACGGTCCCTTTGGCACTTGACGGGTGTACCGCACCGGTTTTTTATGTGTCCGTACGGGGAATGGCCCGGATGTACCGGCATCTTGCCATGGGATCCGATGAAAGTCTTGAAAAAATCCGGAATATTATGACATCCAACCCCTACCTGATTGCCGGTAAAGGGCGATTTGACACGGCTTTGATGGAAAGAACCCATGGAAAAATCGTGGCCAAGGTGGGCGCCGAAGGGGTACAGGGATGCGCCGTGAGACTCCCCGACGGAAGACGCTATGGCATCAACATTAAAGTCCTCGATGGAAACCGTCGGGCGCTGGTTCCGCTCCTGATTGAAACCCTTGTCCGTTTAAATGTTCTAACTTCTGAAGAATTGAAAAAACTGGAGTCTTTTCATCATCCGGTCCTTACGAATCATGCAGGACACCGGATCGGCGAAATACGGCCGGTCATTGAAAGCAAAACAAAAACAGGGGCATGA
- a CDS encoding 50S ribosomal protein L11 methyltransferase gives MTKKGFAKISLPPHTWIHEALERDFLETGRLQAVEINPTAIVIWDSWESSDELMKSLTDHFPGVQVEREFVPDQDWNLTWIDGFKPRKIGHLWVTPPWHMDKIPPGESVVCINPGSAFGTGTHESTRLSLMMLQRYIKQGQSVLDLGCGSGILSIAASLLGASPVVACDVDPQIETNIRENIELNGNPPIRWDVCDVFKLNTYACDWAMINIQKPVIFPLLEKFSTLSANRKADHLILAGLLIEDEKELKRLLSEAGYRVTDKQTDGEWLAICATRNVL, from the coding sequence ATGACGAAAAAAGGTTTTGCAAAAATCAGTCTGCCGCCCCATACTTGGATCCATGAAGCCCTGGAGCGGGATTTTCTGGAAACCGGCCGTCTGCAGGCCGTGGAAATCAATCCGACGGCTATTGTTATCTGGGACTCGTGGGAAAGCAGTGATGAGCTTATGAAAAGCCTGACAGACCATTTTCCGGGCGTTCAGGTTGAACGGGAATTTGTCCCCGATCAGGATTGGAATCTGACTTGGATTGATGGTTTCAAACCCCGGAAAATTGGACATTTGTGGGTTACGCCCCCCTGGCACATGGATAAAATTCCCCCGGGAGAATCGGTAGTCTGCATTAATCCGGGTTCTGCTTTCGGTACGGGAACCCATGAATCCACGCGATTAAGTTTAATGATGCTTCAAAGATATATAAAGCAAGGTCAGTCGGTTCTGGATCTGGGATGCGGATCGGGCATCCTGTCTATTGCAGCATCTCTGTTGGGAGCATCCCCCGTGGTTGCCTGTGATGTGGATCCCCAGATAGAAACGAATATCCGTGAAAATATTGAACTGAACGGCAATCCTCCCATCCGCTGGGATGTATGCGATGTTTTTAAGTTGAATACCTATGCCTGCGATTGGGCTATGATAAATATTCAAAAACCCGTTATATTCCCCCTTCTTGAAAAATTTTCCACCCTGTCTGCCAACAGAAAAGCGGATCATCTGATTTTAGCCGGACTGTTGATTGAAGACGAAAAGGAACTGAAACGTCTTTTATCTGAAGCGGGATACAGGGTGACCGATAAACAAACGGACGGCGAATGGCTTGCCATCTGTGCAACCCGAAATGTGCTATGA
- a CDS encoding M28 family peptidase: MRQCVQSLIVFLLTCQLLPAVTPSFNGNKAFSYLTTQTDMGPRNPGSPGHAACIQWLVEKGEKWADTVVVQEFTGFNPHGPDDVSLTNVIYRFQPGNPERIMLSAHFDTRPVADLDRIRRNEPIPGANDGASGVAVLLHIAEILAQSPPPVGVDIAFWDGEDMGRPDYPEEFCQGSRFYSRNPLEPIPQKGILIDMIGDTDLQIFYELYSLRFAPGLAQVIWDAAKKAGYADVFIQKPGPGVYDDHVPLSEGGIPTVDIIDFQYPDARTNYWHTHEDTADKCAPESLQCIGDVLLMWLYAQE, encoded by the coding sequence ATGAGACAATGTGTACAATCCCTGATCGTGTTTTTGCTCACTTGCCAGCTGCTTCCGGCCGTTACACCCTCTTTTAACGGAAATAAAGCCTTTTCATATCTCACCACCCAAACAGATATGGGACCGCGGAATCCGGGTAGCCCGGGACATGCCGCATGCATTCAGTGGCTTGTGGAAAAAGGTGAGAAATGGGCGGATACGGTTGTGGTACAAGAGTTTACCGGATTTAACCCCCACGGGCCGGATGACGTTTCCCTTACAAATGTGATATACCGCTTCCAGCCGGGAAATCCTGAAAGAATCATGCTTTCAGCACATTTTGATACACGGCCGGTGGCCGATTTAGACCGTATACGCCGGAACGAACCCATTCCAGGCGCCAACGACGGAGCCAGCGGTGTTGCCGTTCTGCTCCATATTGCAGAAATCCTTGCACAATCTCCCCCGCCTGTTGGTGTGGATATTGCCTTTTGGGACGGGGAGGATATGGGGCGGCCCGATTACCCGGAAGAATTTTGTCAGGGAAGCCGCTTTTATAGCCGGAATCCCCTGGAACCAATCCCCCAAAAAGGAATTTTGATCGATATGATTGGTGATACAGATCTTCAGATTTTCTATGAGCTGTATTCCCTCCGTTTTGCACCCGGACTTGCACAGGTGATATGGGATGCCGCTAAAAAAGCAGGATATGCGGATGTATTCATCCAAAAACCCGGCCCGGGGGTCTATGACGACCATGTTCCTCTTTCAGAAGGAGGGATTCCAACCGTGGATATCATTGATTTTCAGTACCCTGACGCACGAACGAATTACTGGCATACTCACGAAGATACTGCGGATAAATGCGCTCCGGAAAGTCTGCAATGTATTGGGGACGTTCTTTTAATGTGGCTCTATGCACAGGAGTAA
- a CDS encoding divergent polysaccharide deacetylase family protein, whose translation MMNPVFSKRSNKTVWYRDKRLERRILKVLAILVFTTLLMLHVKPEEEEKTSVHDFMDQTVLFLQDSVRYLRPVKMDISPDDSVWSLEYEYPKGKVFREDLYRFGLFCGDHLKACSARLDSQKTRIALTIRDQKGNPEGRIILRPAIDTVKGRICLIIDDFGYAYGATEKGFLNLRAPVTFSVIPGHTHSKNLGRLAQRRGHPVMIHMPMEPLEYHGGEEAYMIMDGMDRHEVEYRILKAIAELPMAIGMNNHMGSRVTGSSGMIHKIADVLEETALFFLDSYTVNKTVVPGVMRAHNIRVYQRDIFIDHENTESNIRRQIGKMARIAEKKGVVVAIGHDRPLTLKILAEMIPKLEKEGFYFISPGEL comes from the coding sequence ATGATGAATCCAGTTTTTAGTAAAAGATCAAATAAGACTGTCTGGTACCGGGATAAGCGCCTGGAACGACGCATCTTGAAAGTCCTCGCTATACTTGTGTTCACAACGCTGCTGATGCTGCATGTAAAACCGGAGGAAGAAGAAAAAACAAGTGTCCATGATTTTATGGATCAGACCGTTTTATTTTTACAGGATTCGGTTCGGTATTTACGTCCGGTAAAGATGGATATCTCTCCCGACGATTCCGTCTGGTCCCTTGAGTATGAATATCCGAAAGGAAAAGTCTTCCGGGAGGATTTGTATCGTTTTGGACTCTTTTGCGGGGATCACCTGAAAGCCTGTTCTGCACGGCTGGATTCTCAGAAAACACGCATTGCTCTCACAATCCGGGATCAGAAAGGGAACCCGGAGGGACGCATTATCCTCCGGCCGGCCATAGATACGGTGAAAGGCCGTATATGTCTGATTATTGATGATTTCGGGTATGCCTATGGCGCAACGGAAAAAGGATTTCTCAATCTCAGGGCTCCGGTGACCTTTTCCGTGATTCCGGGGCATACTCACTCAAAAAACCTGGGCAGACTGGCACAACGGCGGGGACATCCGGTTATGATTCACATGCCTATGGAACCTCTGGAATACCATGGCGGGGAAGAAGCCTATATGATTATGGACGGTATGGACCGGCATGAGGTTGAATATCGGATTTTGAAAGCCATTGCCGAGCTTCCCATGGCCATTGGGATGAACAACCACATGGGCTCCCGGGTAACAGGTTCTTCAGGGATGATACATAAAATTGCCGATGTTCTGGAAGAAACAGCTCTCTTTTTTTTGGATTCTTATACCGTGAACAAGACCGTTGTCCCGGGGGTGATGAGGGCTCATAACATCCGGGTTTATCAGCGGGATATCTTCATTGATCACGAAAATACCGAAAGCAATATCCGCCGACAGATCGGTAAAATGGCCCGGATTGCAGAAAAAAAAGGGGTTGTGGTGGCTATCGGGCATGACAGGCCTCTCACATTGAAAATACTTGCGGAAATGATTCCAAAACTTGAAAAAGAAGGTTTTTATTTTATATCACCGGGAGAGTTATGA